The DNA region CAAGCTCTCTCCTATTGCCGGCGAGATGACCCACATATTCTACACCGCATGGGTCCACCGATCTACGGAGATCGAAAACTGCGCCGTTAACGGTGCCATGTTCCGGAATGTTCTAAATGCTGTGATCCCGAACGCACCCAATCTTCGGCACATCTGTTTACAAACCGGCCGGAAGCATTACATGGGACCATACGATCTATGGGGGATAATACAGCCTCACGAACCTCCATTTTACGAAGCTCTTCCTCGATTGGATTGTCCGTCTTTCTATTACACTCAAGAAGACATTCTATTCGAGGAAGTCTCAAAGGTAGACGGGCGAATAACGTGGTCGATTCACCGGCCGGGAGTAATCTTCGGTTTCTCTCCTTACAGCTTCATGAACTTGATAGGGTCGCTCTGTGTATACGCCACGATCTGCAAGCACGAGGGTCTTCCATTAAAGTTTCCTGGATCGAAGGAATCATGGGATGGTTATTACGATGTTTCCGATGCTGATTTGATTGCGGAGCATCATATTTGGGCGGCGGTGGATCCTTACGCGAAGAACGAGGCATTTAATATCACCAATGGCGACTTGTTAAAATGGAAACATCTGTGGAAGATTCTAGCGGAGCAATTCGGTGTAGAGGAAGCGGAGTTTGAGGAAGGATTCAGTCTGGAGGAAGCTATGAAAGGGAAGGAAGGAGTTTGGGAAGAGATAGTGAGAGAGAAGAAACTTGCGGACATGAAGTTGAACGAGGCCGGGAATTGGTGGTTCGTTGATGCTATATTCAGTGGGCAAATGCCTCTGGACTCCATGAACAAGAGCAAAGAGCACGGGTTTAGGGGTTTCAGAAACAGTCAAAAATCTTTCATTTCTTGGATTGATAAGATGAAAGCAAACAAGATTGTGCCTTGATATCACTCTATATACtctttataagaatttaaacaaaattggGGATCTTGTGCTAGATTCTCATGATATTAATTGGGTGTATGTGTGCAACTTGGTTTGAACAAccactttattaaataattataatgaaaattatGCAAGATTTATTTGTCAAATTGAACCTCCATAAAGTATATCATTTGCCTAAAGAAGGCTTGGTAGTTAATATTGTCCATGAAAATGGCTTAAATAGGCCATCCGTTTATTATGCAACCAAAACATATTATCTGCCAAACATAAaccattcataaacaaaaatattattataattctaaaattcTAAACTGAATCATGTTATTTTCCGAACTAAAACCGTGTACAAATGTtcaaaaaccaattaaaatataCTAACTAGCTAACACTGCTTCATTAGGAATGCAATTTGTTGTTTATATTCATCCATTTGCGCATTCATTTTCAATCCTTCCTTTTGATTTCTTTCATTGTCGACGTCATTTTTCTCACTTTCGCACGAATATTTTCATTCTCCTTCAACAACAACCGATTAGTGTGTTGTTGAGAATTGTTGTCACTCTGACGATCATCTCGAAAGTGTGTAGGTCAGACGCCAGATCTCATATCGATCATTGTCCCATGCATTTGGCGTCCGAACACTTTCTCCATCAAGTCGAAGTCGGAGACATCTGGTTCGTTGTTTCTTACTTCTTCCATCTCcgcctgcacatttgaaattaattttcatttatacaagttatatataattttatgaaattttcaattaaagtcATTTAACTTACAATCTTCTTTTGCGCTCGTTCGTCCGGGATCGGGTTGAGTTTTCTTTTGTGACTTTCGGGGTACGGAACCTCTTGAAACTTTAACGATAGTGGGGGTCCGTCCTATTTCACctgcctgttgaaataaatgatttatgagATTAGTAaaattctttatattaagttatttgaaataatgtacATATCAAATCTTCCTCCACTTGTAAAAATGAcctacttcccgtatgatgcggaaatttcaatttatttctgTTCTCAATATTTATACCACTATTTCTCTgcattagaaataaaaaaatgaagttaaaacAAGTGTTATcact from Impatiens glandulifera chromosome 5, dImpGla2.1, whole genome shotgun sequence includes:
- the LOC124938722 gene encoding (S)-8-oxocitronellyl enol synthase ISY1-like, whose product is MSWWWWTGAIGAAKKRIDEDDAPPKYKSVALVIGVTGITGNSLAEILPLSDTPGGPWKVYGVGRRPRPFWKSDYPVDYVQCDVSDAIDAAAKLSPIAGEMTHIFYTAWVHRSTEIENCAVNGAMFRNVLNAVIPNAPNLRHICLQTGRKHYMGPYDLWGIIQPHEPPFYEALPRLDCPSFYYTQEDILFEEVSKVDGRITWSIHRPGVIFGFSPYSFMNLIGSLCVYATICKHEGLPLKFPGSKESWDGYYDVSDADLIAEHHIWAAVDPYAKNEAFNITNGDLLKWKHLWKILAEQFGVEEAEFEEGFSLEEAMKGKEGVWEEIVREKKLADMKLNEAGNWWFVDAIFSGQMPLDSMNKSKEHGFRGFRNSQKSFISWIDKMKANKIVP